A portion of the Bifidobacterium sp. ESL0800 genome contains these proteins:
- a CDS encoding LacI family DNA-binding transcriptional regulator, with amino-acid sequence MQDVAQEAGVSPQTVSRVANHSSAVKPATRIRVEEAMQKLGYRPNYAARALKHGHFNNIGVVLFNMTSYGNARILNGITNAALDNDYAVTLHQIRYDSIHTLQAAINRMKQLPVDGVIVILEKNLPDVNSYVPLPDLPVVLISEEPSDHCPTVDADQYGCSIAIVDYLLSNGHSTVYHIAGPTSSRAAQSRERGWRDALEQVGAPIPQTFIGDWNADSGYQAGLALANNPQCTAIYAANDQMAYGVIQAYERKGKKVPGDVSIVGVDDSLVGLVPRLNLTTMRMPFDQIGRTAFDMVKWQCNGQHVPAGVKTVIPTQLIERKSVRSIG; translated from the coding sequence ATGCAGGATGTCGCCCAAGAGGCAGGAGTCTCTCCACAGACGGTCTCACGGGTGGCCAATCACAGCAGTGCGGTGAAGCCCGCTACACGCATACGCGTCGAAGAAGCCATGCAAAAACTCGGTTATCGACCGAATTACGCGGCACGCGCGTTAAAACACGGACATTTCAACAATATCGGCGTTGTCCTCTTCAATATGACCTCGTACGGCAATGCCCGCATTCTCAACGGCATCACCAACGCTGCCCTGGACAATGATTATGCCGTGACTCTCCACCAAATCAGGTACGACAGCATCCACACCCTTCAGGCAGCGATCAATCGTATGAAACAACTGCCGGTTGACGGAGTGATCGTCATCCTTGAAAAGAATCTTCCGGATGTCAATTCGTATGTGCCATTGCCTGATCTGCCTGTCGTCCTCATCAGCGAGGAGCCTTCAGACCACTGCCCCACCGTTGACGCAGACCAATACGGATGCTCGATCGCCATCGTCGACTATCTGCTCAGCAACGGTCATTCCACCGTCTATCACATCGCCGGCCCGACTTCCTCGCGGGCGGCACAGAGTCGTGAACGGGGTTGGAGGGATGCCCTTGAACAAGTCGGAGCCCCGATACCGCAGACCTTTATCGGCGATTGGAACGCAGACAGCGGTTATCAGGCAGGATTGGCCTTGGCAAACAATCCGCAATGCACAGCCATTTATGCGGCGAACGACCAGATGGCCTATGGCGTCATCCAAGCCTACGAACGTAAGGGCAAGAAAGTGCCAGGGGACGTCAGCATCGTTGGCGTCGACGATTCATTGGTCGGCCTTGTACCCCGTCTCAATCTGACGACGATGAGAATGCCGTTCGATCAGATCGGACGCACCGCTTTCGACATGGTCAAATGGCAATGCAACGGCCAACACGTGCCCGCTGGTGTGAAAACCGTCATTCCAACTCAACTCATCGAACGCAAATCCGTACGTTCGATCGGCTAA
- a CDS encoding sugar ABC transporter permease: protein MSAVEVSAGQSRDADSVPVNGHRVDWRGWKFLWPFVVVFLFVFIVPIVYAVYLSFFQTRMIGGTVFVGFANYLRLFRDGQFWGSVWRVTLFTLVQVPIMLALSALLALALDSMRLHGTRFFRISTFLPYAVPAVVSTLIWGFMYGAKYGLVGSLNGWLGTHLDVLQPSVLLASIGNIVTWEFTGYNMLIFYSSLSTIPHSLYEAASIDGASEWQIVRRIKMPELKGSLAITVIFSIIGSFQLFNEPSIMQNMVPGNAITTYYTPNMYAYNLSFTGGQSNYAAALAIVMAIITMAVAYAVQLNSMKEQMR from the coding sequence ATGAGTGCAGTAGAGGTTTCTGCCGGGCAAAGTCGAGACGCCGACTCGGTGCCGGTGAATGGTCATCGTGTGGATTGGCGTGGCTGGAAGTTTTTGTGGCCGTTTGTGGTGGTGTTTTTGTTCGTGTTCATCGTGCCGATCGTGTATGCGGTGTATCTGTCGTTCTTCCAGACGAGGATGATCGGGGGGACGGTGTTCGTGGGGTTCGCGAACTATCTGCGTCTGTTCCGTGACGGGCAGTTCTGGGGTTCGGTGTGGCGGGTGACGCTGTTCACCCTGGTGCAGGTGCCGATCATGCTGGCCTTGTCGGCTTTGCTGGCGCTGGCGTTGGATTCGATGCGGCTGCACGGCACGCGTTTCTTCCGTATCTCGACGTTCCTGCCGTATGCGGTGCCGGCGGTGGTCTCCACGCTGATCTGGGGGTTCATGTACGGGGCGAAGTACGGTCTGGTGGGTTCGCTGAACGGCTGGCTGGGCACGCATCTGGACGTGTTGCAGCCGTCGGTGCTGCTGGCGTCGATCGGCAACATCGTGACGTGGGAGTTCACGGGCTACAACATGCTGATCTTCTATTCGTCGTTGTCGACGATCCCGCATTCCTTGTACGAGGCGGCGTCGATCGACGGGGCCTCGGAGTGGCAGATCGTGCGGCGGATCAAGATGCCGGAGCTGAAGGGGAGCCTGGCGATCACGGTGATCTTCAGCATCATCGGCAGCTTCCAGCTGTTCAACGAGCCGTCGATCATGCAGAACATGGTGCCGGGCAACGCGATCACGACGTATTACACGCCGAACATGTACGCGTACAACCTGAGCTTCACGGGCGGGCAGTCGAACTATGCGGCGGCTTTGGCGATCGTGATGGCGATCATCACCATGGCGGTGGCGTACGCGGTGCAGCTCAACAGCATGAAGGAGCAGATGAGATGA
- a CDS encoding pseudouridine synthase, producing MLDEPEVPFELTVLYEDTNIIVVDKPHFLATTPRGMWYRQTALVRLRERLGEPQITPAHRLDRLTAGVVLFVREPKLRGAYQMLFQNHQVKKTYECLAPAKSIVRPQTGTIERLDSPSVFPLRRRSHIVKRRGRLQAYEVPGAVNAETVIELGETDGPIVSRGYRRYILHPKTGKTHQLRVHMNALGLPIKGDDLYPEITQPDYTDFSNPLQLVARSMSFIDPVSHDPRTFLSQVPLG from the coding sequence GTGCTCGATGAACCGGAAGTGCCGTTCGAGCTGACGGTTCTTTATGAGGATACCAACATCATCGTGGTCGACAAGCCGCATTTTCTGGCGACCACGCCGCGGGGAATGTGGTACCGGCAGACCGCGCTCGTTCGGTTGCGCGAGCGGCTTGGTGAGCCTCAGATCACGCCGGCACATCGGCTTGACCGCCTGACCGCCGGAGTGGTGCTCTTCGTACGCGAACCCAAGCTGCGAGGCGCCTACCAGATGCTCTTCCAGAACCATCAGGTCAAGAAAACCTACGAATGCCTCGCTCCCGCAAAGTCGATCGTCCGGCCGCAAACCGGGACGATCGAACGCTTGGATTCGCCGTCGGTTTTTCCGCTGAGACGTCGTTCGCATATCGTCAAACGTCGTGGCCGGCTCCAAGCCTATGAGGTCCCCGGAGCGGTGAACGCGGAAACCGTCATTGAGTTGGGGGAGACTGACGGACCAATCGTGTCTCGAGGCTACCGCCGTTATATCCTTCATCCGAAAACCGGCAAGACGCATCAGTTGCGTGTCCATATGAATGCACTTGGCCTGCCGATCAAAGGCGACGATCTGTACCCGGAAATCACACAACCGGATTACACTGATTTTTCCAATCCGCTGCAACTGGTGGCCCGTTCGATGAGTTTCATCGATCCGGTCAGCCACGATCCGCGCACGTTCCTCTCGCAGGTTCCGCTTGGCTGA
- a CDS encoding sugar ABC transporter substrate-binding protein has translation MKRITKQMLSFAVATACIVPLGACGSNSTSSNGVTELTLWSWDQTVEAMTKQFNTSQKKIHVKYVNPASDAVKQYVALNNAIQAGKGAPDITLAEYMVLPQYSHMNAFVDLKGKGADKYKDLFTPGTWNSVNFNNQIYGMPIDSGPMALFYNKEVFDKAGIPEPPKTWDEFYQDAKKIRATGSYITADSGDGAFYNSMVWQAGGHPYKVNGDKVSIDLTDDTGSQRFIKLWQKLIDEDLIDTNSTMWTDEWNRALGDGSIASLPNGAWMALKFAQGAPQASGKWRVATMPKWGYSGESNSEWGGSSLALLKTCPKEKQDAAWQFIKYAATDSKAIQTRVDGGSFPATKKILQSEKFLSATNLNGSDGKPMQYFGGQEYNRVFEQAAKDVTSKWTFLPFEIYSRKTFGDSVGDAYRKKIPLTKGIAAWQDVLVKYAKEQGFTVK, from the coding sequence ATGAAAAGAATCACCAAACAAATGCTTTCATTCGCTGTAGCTACTGCTTGCATCGTGCCTCTGGGCGCCTGCGGGTCCAACTCCACATCATCAAACGGGGTGACGGAACTGACTTTATGGTCATGGGACCAGACCGTAGAAGCGATGACCAAGCAATTCAACACCTCTCAGAAAAAAATTCATGTCAAGTACGTCAACCCGGCTTCCGATGCGGTGAAACAATATGTGGCTCTGAACAATGCCATCCAGGCAGGTAAAGGCGCACCCGACATCACACTTGCGGAATACATGGTGCTTCCACAATATTCGCACATGAACGCTTTCGTCGACCTCAAGGGCAAAGGTGCCGACAAATACAAAGACCTGTTCACGCCAGGCACTTGGAATTCAGTCAATTTCAATAATCAAATCTACGGTATGCCGATAGATTCCGGCCCTATGGCATTGTTCTACAATAAAGAGGTCTTCGACAAGGCCGGCATTCCGGAGCCACCGAAAACCTGGGACGAATTCTATCAGGACGCGAAAAAGATACGTGCCACAGGATCCTATATCACCGCCGATTCAGGCGACGGAGCTTTTTACAACAGCATGGTCTGGCAAGCCGGCGGCCATCCCTATAAAGTCAATGGAGACAAAGTGTCAATCGACTTGACTGATGACACCGGTTCACAGCGCTTCATCAAGCTCTGGCAGAAACTCATCGACGAAGATCTCATCGATACGAACAGCACCATGTGGACCGACGAATGGAACCGCGCTCTTGGCGATGGTTCAATCGCCTCATTGCCGAATGGCGCATGGATGGCTTTGAAGTTCGCCCAGGGAGCACCTCAGGCTTCTGGCAAATGGCGCGTTGCCACAATGCCAAAGTGGGGATATTCCGGAGAGTCCAACTCCGAATGGGGTGGATCTTCACTGGCACTGCTGAAGACCTGCCCCAAGGAAAAACAAGATGCAGCATGGCAATTCATCAAGTATGCCGCAACCGACAGCAAAGCCATCCAAACCCGTGTCGACGGCGGTTCATTCCCAGCCACCAAGAAGATTCTGCAAAGCGAAAAGTTCCTGTCGGCGACCAACCTGAATGGTTCTGACGGCAAGCCAATGCAGTATTTCGGCGGCCAGGAATATAATCGCGTCTTCGAACAAGCAGCCAAAGATGTCACTTCAAAGTGGACCTTCCTGCCTTTCGAAATCTATTCCCGCAAAACTTTCGGTGACTCTGTGGGCGATGCCTATCGTAAGAAGATTCCACTGACGAAGGGCATCGCCGCGTGGCAGGATGTTCTTGTCAAATATGCCAAGGAACAAGGATTTACCGTCAAGTAG
- the glmS gene encoding glutamine--fructose-6-phosphate transaminase (isomerizing), with product MCGIVGFAGNKTACGKPLEVCMQGLQRLEYRGYDSAGVALAAPGMNTVAVRKKSGRLSNLAGDLERSPMPDATVGIGHTRWATNGEPSDVNAHPHLSQDGKIAIIHNGIIENAEKLRMDLQTEGYTFLSATDTEVAAKLLGKIANTIIEETGKPDLFEALRRMARMLSGAFTILAVDVRQPDIVVGARHDSPLVVGLGEGEDFLGSDVAAFVAYTKEAMELDQDQAVCISGDTVTVTDFDGNPVTDSKRFTVDWDASASEKGGWDSFMDKEIHEEPAAVRNTLIGRFNENGEIKLDELHIDPEAFKQIDKIIVVACGTASYAGMVAKYAIEHWVRIPVEVELAHEFRYRDPILTPRTLVVAISQSGETMDTLMALRHAREQGSKVLAICNTQGSTIPRESDAVLYTHAGPEIAVASTKAFVAQIVAAYLLGLYFAQVKNTLYRDEIHQILDQLKAMPAKIQWVLDNEAASVSDAAKKLLNAKSFLFLGRHVGYPVALEGALKLKEIAYTFTEGFAAGELKHGPIALVEPGEPVVVIVPSSRGRNVLHQKVISSIEEVKARGAFTIAVAEVGDPDAEKYADIVFWRPECATLLSPLVDVIPLQLFALDVATLKGYDVDKPRNLAKSVTVE from the coding sequence ATGTGTGGAATCGTTGGATTTGCTGGAAACAAAACAGCTTGCGGAAAACCGCTGGAAGTGTGCATGCAGGGGCTTCAGCGCCTCGAATACCGTGGCTATGACTCCGCGGGCGTCGCTTTGGCGGCCCCGGGGATGAATACCGTCGCCGTACGCAAGAAGTCCGGTCGTCTGAGCAATCTGGCCGGCGACCTTGAGCGTAGCCCCATGCCGGACGCGACCGTAGGCATCGGCCACACCCGTTGGGCCACCAACGGCGAGCCGAGCGATGTCAACGCCCACCCGCACTTGAGCCAGGACGGCAAGATCGCCATCATCCACAATGGCATCATCGAAAACGCCGAAAAACTGAGAATGGACCTGCAGACCGAAGGCTACACCTTCCTTTCCGCCACCGACACCGAAGTGGCTGCGAAACTGTTGGGCAAGATCGCCAACACCATCATCGAGGAGACCGGCAAGCCCGACCTGTTCGAGGCGTTGCGACGCATGGCCCGCATGCTTTCCGGGGCGTTCACCATTCTGGCCGTCGACGTCCGCCAGCCTGATATCGTCGTCGGTGCCCGTCACGACTCCCCGTTGGTGGTAGGTCTTGGCGAGGGCGAGGACTTCCTGGGCTCCGATGTGGCCGCATTCGTCGCCTATACCAAAGAGGCCATGGAGCTTGACCAGGATCAGGCGGTCTGCATTTCCGGCGATACCGTCACCGTCACCGATTTCGACGGCAATCCGGTCACCGATTCCAAGCGTTTCACTGTAGACTGGGATGCCAGCGCGTCCGAAAAGGGCGGCTGGGATTCCTTCATGGACAAGGAGATCCACGAGGAACCCGCAGCGGTACGTAATACATTAATTGGCCGTTTCAACGAAAACGGAGAAATCAAACTTGATGAGCTTCATATCGATCCGGAAGCCTTCAAACAGATCGACAAGATCATCGTCGTGGCCTGTGGCACCGCCAGCTATGCCGGAATGGTGGCCAAATACGCCATCGAGCACTGGGTGCGCATCCCCGTCGAGGTCGAGCTGGCGCACGAATTCCGCTATCGCGACCCGATTCTCACCCCGCGCACGCTGGTGGTCGCCATCTCGCAGTCCGGCGAGACCATGGACACGCTGATGGCTCTGCGCCACGCCCGCGAGCAGGGTTCGAAGGTCTTGGCGATCTGCAATACGCAGGGTTCCACAATTCCCCGCGAATCCGATGCGGTGCTCTATACCCACGCCGGTCCGGAAATCGCGGTGGCCTCGACCAAGGCGTTCGTCGCCCAGATCGTGGCCGCCTATCTGTTGGGGCTGTATTTCGCACAGGTCAAGAACACGCTATACCGCGACGAAATTCATCAGATCCTGGACCAGCTCAAAGCCATGCCCGCAAAGATCCAATGGGTGCTCGACAATGAGGCCGCCTCCGTTTCCGATGCCGCGAAAAAGCTTTTGAATGCCAAATCGTTCCTCTTCCTCGGCCGTCACGTGGGGTATCCGGTGGCCCTGGAAGGTGCGCTCAAACTCAAGGAAATCGCCTATACCTTTACCGAGGGCTTCGCCGCGGGAGAGCTCAAGCACGGCCCAATCGCGCTGGTGGAGCCGGGCGAGCCGGTCGTTGTCATCGTCCCGTCTTCGCGTGGGCGCAATGTGCTGCACCAGAAGGTCATCTCCTCAATCGAAGAAGTCAAAGCGCGTGGTGCCTTCACCATCGCTGTGGCCGAGGTAGGGGATCCCGATGCGGAGAAATACGCGGATATCGTGTTCTGGCGTCCCGAATGCGCGACCCTTTTGAGCCCGTTGGTTGATGTGATTCCGCTCCAGCTGTTCGCTCTTGACGTGGCCACACTCAAGGGTTACGACGTCGACAAGCCGCGCAATCTCGCCAAGTCCGTCACCGTCGAGTAG
- a CDS encoding extracellular solute-binding protein: MKYLKKISAVVLAAATSISLAACGNGSKQAQDESDNGVVTINVWTWEPTITNVKKKFEKENPKIKVKITNAGTGVEQYKALNNSISAGKGAPDVAQVEYYAINQYVMGKSLKNLSDLGAGKYSHFYTPGPWKSVNINGGVYGLPIDSGPVALFYNKAVFDRAGVTQVPQTMDEYYEAAKKIHALGPDYFITADAADPAIAEMMLWSAGGHPFKTKGNHVSIDLLNDSGYKKYKAIWQKMIQEGLIDTKSVVWSDDWAHALNDGKLASLTRGAWMVSMLDDYAAKQAGNWRVAKNPAFTAGVKSNAEDGGSTLAILASSKKTKAAWKFIDFASHNAEGIKTRIDLGQFPSDRATLNSQAFKERTDPYFGDQKFNEVLSQSAAEVNTKWQFLPYDVYARSIYGDTAGQTVTGKVSFDQGFKGWQKQLIDYGKQQGYEMD, from the coding sequence ATGAAGTATTTGAAGAAAATATCCGCTGTTGTTTTGGCCGCCGCGACTTCGATCTCACTGGCGGCTTGTGGCAATGGTTCCAAACAGGCTCAGGATGAGAGTGACAATGGGGTTGTCACGATTAACGTTTGGACTTGGGAACCCACAATAACGAATGTCAAGAAGAAATTCGAGAAGGAAAACCCGAAAATCAAGGTGAAGATCACCAATGCGGGAACCGGTGTCGAACAATACAAGGCGCTCAACAACTCAATTTCGGCAGGGAAAGGTGCTCCTGATGTTGCTCAGGTCGAATATTATGCGATTAACCAATATGTCATGGGCAAGTCGCTGAAGAATCTTTCTGATCTGGGTGCAGGCAAGTATTCGCACTTCTATACGCCTGGCCCGTGGAAATCGGTGAATATCAACGGTGGCGTCTACGGTTTGCCGATTGATTCAGGGCCTGTCGCTTTGTTCTATAACAAGGCGGTTTTCGATCGTGCGGGCGTCACGCAGGTTCCGCAAACCATGGATGAGTATTATGAGGCAGCCAAAAAGATCCATGCTCTTGGGCCGGACTATTTCATCACTGCCGACGCTGCCGACCCGGCCATTGCTGAAATGATGCTGTGGTCTGCCGGCGGGCACCCGTTTAAAACGAAGGGGAACCATGTCAGCATCGATTTGTTGAATGATTCCGGATATAAGAAGTATAAGGCCATCTGGCAGAAAATGATTCAGGAAGGTCTGATCGATACCAAAAGCGTGGTGTGGTCGGACGATTGGGCCCATGCTTTGAATGATGGGAAGCTTGCGTCGTTGACGCGAGGCGCATGGATGGTCTCCATGCTTGATGATTATGCGGCCAAACAGGCCGGCAATTGGAGAGTCGCAAAGAATCCTGCTTTTACAGCCGGGGTGAAGTCGAATGCCGAGGATGGTGGGTCGACGTTGGCGATCCTTGCCAGCTCGAAAAAGACCAAAGCCGCATGGAAATTCATTGATTTTGCGTCCCACAACGCTGAGGGCATAAAAACCCGTATAGATCTGGGTCAGTTCCCCTCGGATAGGGCAACTCTCAATTCCCAAGCGTTCAAGGAACGGACGGATCCCTATTTCGGCGATCAAAAATTCAACGAGGTTCTTTCTCAATCCGCAGCTGAGGTCAACACCAAATGGCAGTTCCTGCCTTATGATGTCTACGCTCGTTCCATTTACGGAGATACCGCCGGTCAGACAGTCACTGGCAAGGTCTCGTTCGATCAGGGCTTCAAAGGCTGGCAAAAGCAGCTCATCGACTATGGCAAACAGCAAGGGTACGAGATGGACTGA
- a CDS encoding beta-galactosidase, whose translation MSSKKILFGAAYYPEYQRSSHLDEDIRLMRGADVNIIRVGEGSWSHWEPEDGVFDLDWLEPTLDKAYENGISAIIGMPTFAIPQWMARKHPEIALRNPDGSPMPYGWREEHNYSQSSYVFYEHRIIEQIVRRYASHPAVIGWQLHNEPGLRIDYSVSSFEGFKDYLRHKYRSVENLNEQWGLVFWSHELSTWDDLWKPAGNCQPQYDIEWRRYQALLTDEMLGRQRAIVERYRRPDQVITVNAALGRDTFDEGLSAQRLDVAGSDIYYQMQNSMSLKDPEPIDIDWVPAGAWQTALLSDRTYAMKQEPFYVMETDGGAIGGSADKFPSFPGQQRLGAWQMVARGSRMIEYWHWRQTHFGTEMYWGAILPHDGKPGRVYKETAALGHELRAASADLEGLVPDADVAMLYSVDSRWALSYEPPIANDYSRAAHRTRNPKVYDEISEAFYKGVFLTGHQARIVFDKQLTGELSTPQDFATGPAAFAKRYPVLIAVAQYVSDDALLQWLRQYVLAGGHLILGPRSTYADDLARAREETMPAMLGDLAKASYQEFSALPHDLKVKAENGASIRQGSCATKWLDYLCGSGSTVLARVRQSAALDVPVVTTAAAGAGRVTMVGTVPNADLAASILDFALPASPWLPEHDFVTHNSAVNAKGERLHWLFNFSDMQVHEQLAVPCTALDGQRVVVDFLRGITLRPWDVAVLKEVAI comes from the coding sequence ATGTCGAGTAAAAAAATCCTGTTCGGTGCGGCGTATTATCCGGAGTATCAGCGTTCCTCGCATTTGGATGAAGACATAAGGCTTATGCGTGGGGCGGATGTCAACATTATCCGCGTTGGGGAGGGCAGCTGGTCGCATTGGGAGCCGGAAGACGGTGTTTTTGATCTCGATTGGCTTGAGCCGACTCTTGACAAAGCGTACGAGAACGGGATATCGGCCATTATCGGTATGCCCACTTTTGCCATCCCGCAGTGGATGGCCCGTAAGCATCCCGAAATCGCTTTGCGGAATCCGGACGGCTCGCCGATGCCCTATGGCTGGAGGGAAGAACATAACTATTCTCAGTCCTCGTATGTCTTTTATGAGCACCGTATCATTGAACAGATAGTTCGGCGTTATGCTTCGCATCCGGCAGTCATTGGTTGGCAGCTGCATAACGAGCCGGGATTGCGCATCGATTACTCGGTTTCGAGTTTTGAGGGATTCAAAGATTATCTGCGTCATAAGTATCGGAGCGTGGAAAATCTCAATGAGCAGTGGGGATTGGTGTTCTGGTCGCATGAGTTGAGCACCTGGGACGATTTGTGGAAGCCCGCCGGCAATTGTCAACCGCAATATGACATTGAATGGCGCCGGTATCAGGCTCTGCTTACCGATGAGATGCTGGGCAGGCAGCGTGCAATCGTCGAACGCTATCGTCGTCCCGATCAAGTCATCACCGTCAATGCTGCTTTGGGGCGTGATACCTTCGACGAAGGCCTTTCGGCGCAAAGGCTTGATGTAGCCGGAAGTGATATTTACTATCAGATGCAGAATTCCATGAGTCTCAAGGATCCGGAACCGATTGATATTGATTGGGTGCCTGCCGGTGCGTGGCAGACTGCTTTGCTTTCGGATCGTACGTATGCGATGAAACAGGAGCCTTTTTACGTGATGGAAACTGATGGCGGGGCCATCGGCGGCTCGGCCGATAAATTCCCGTCGTTTCCCGGCCAGCAGCGTTTGGGCGCTTGGCAGATGGTAGCCAGAGGTTCCAGGATGATTGAGTACTGGCATTGGCGGCAGACCCACTTCGGTACCGAAATGTATTGGGGGGCCATCCTTCCCCATGACGGCAAACCGGGAAGGGTATATAAAGAGACCGCGGCGTTGGGGCATGAGCTCAGGGCGGCATCCGCCGATCTCGAGGGACTGGTTCCTGACGCCGACGTGGCCATGCTTTATTCTGTGGATTCCAGGTGGGCGCTGTCATATGAACCACCCATTGCCAACGATTATTCCCGGGCTGCTCATCGTACGCGAAATCCAAAGGTGTATGACGAAATTAGTGAGGCCTTTTATAAGGGAGTATTCCTGACGGGCCATCAGGCACGTATCGTCTTTGACAAACAGCTCACGGGTGAACTGTCGACGCCTCAAGATTTTGCCACTGGCCCCGCCGCATTCGCAAAACGCTATCCCGTTCTTATTGCTGTAGCCCAATATGTGTCCGACGACGCTTTGCTGCAATGGCTTCGCCAATATGTTTTGGCCGGCGGTCACCTCATCCTTGGCCCTCGTTCAACGTATGCCGACGATTTGGCGCGTGCAAGGGAAGAGACGATGCCGGCCATGCTTGGCGATTTGGCTAAGGCAAGCTATCAGGAGTTTTCGGCATTGCCTCACGATCTTAAGGTGAAAGCCGAGAACGGGGCTTCGATACGGCAGGGTTCGTGTGCCACCAAGTGGCTGGATTATCTGTGCGGTTCAGGATCGACGGTTCTGGCTCGAGTCAGACAATCCGCTGCATTGGATGTGCCTGTGGTTACTACTGCGGCTGCGGGAGCTGGCAGGGTCACCATGGTGGGGACGGTGCCTAATGCGGACCTTGCCGCTTCCATCCTTGATTTTGCCTTGCCGGCTTCTCCATGGCTGCCCGAGCATGATTTCGTAACCCATAATTCTGCGGTCAATGCCAAGGGGGAGCGACTTCACTGGCTTTTCAACTTCAGTGATATGCAAGTTCATGAGCAGCTTGCCGTTCCTTGTACTGCGTTGGACGGACAGCGGGTTGTCGTCGACTTTTTGCGCGGCATCACGCTGAGGCCTTGGGATGTCGCTGTTCTCAAGGAGGTGGCTATCTGA
- a CDS encoding LacI family DNA-binding transcriptional regulator: MVKDDSMYDLQLLGEIMALRKGKRPASIVDVAKIAGVSHQTVSRVLNNPSSVRETTLQSVRDAIRITGYQRNENARMLRSSKPDTIGILVPSSSKTGPIQVLWSLERAASINDYSIKVAMQENSMKESSVRAINKLLSFDVAAIIVVAEQSWQEPMVRTISDLPIISAGGSFTNLPDVSYVDMDQRQGVSLLMSHLVDQGCRSIDFVNGPEGWYSTVKRFEGWSTFRHDGQAVTGHLYQGDWSAQSGYQAGISIARNLPDGVIAANDEMAYGVIRAFRDRGIRVPDDVKVCGYDDLPVDSFVTPSLTSIQQGFDEMAALSLDVAIKKIKDPDMDPVRRGIAPKLCIRESSTSLGHR; the protein is encoded by the coding sequence ATGGTTAAAGACGATTCAATGTATGACTTACAGCTGTTAGGGGAAATCATGGCTCTTAGAAAAGGCAAGCGTCCGGCGTCCATAGTCGATGTTGCCAAAATCGCCGGTGTCTCTCACCAAACGGTCTCGAGAGTCCTCAATAATCCTTCCTCCGTACGCGAAACGACTTTGCAATCTGTTCGTGATGCGATTCGTATCACCGGCTACCAGCGTAATGAGAACGCAAGAATGCTTCGTAGCTCGAAACCCGACACCATAGGCATTCTGGTTCCTTCTTCCAGTAAGACAGGTCCGATCCAAGTCCTGTGGTCGCTTGAAAGGGCCGCTTCGATCAACGATTATTCCATCAAAGTCGCGATGCAGGAAAACAGCATGAAGGAATCCAGCGTAAGGGCAATCAACAAGTTGCTCAGTTTCGACGTTGCCGCCATTATCGTCGTGGCTGAACAAAGCTGGCAGGAACCGATGGTGCGTACGATCTCGGATTTGCCCATTATCAGTGCGGGTGGTTCTTTCACCAATCTTCCGGATGTGTCGTACGTTGACATGGATCAGCGTCAGGGGGTTTCTTTGCTGATGTCGCATCTTGTCGATCAAGGCTGCAGGAGCATAGATTTTGTCAATGGCCCTGAAGGATGGTATTCGACGGTCAAGCGTTTTGAGGGATGGTCGACATTCCGCCATGATGGTCAGGCTGTGACAGGCCACCTGTATCAAGGAGATTGGAGTGCTCAATCCGGGTACCAGGCCGGTATCTCAATTGCGCGTAATCTTCCCGATGGCGTTATCGCAGCCAACGATGAAATGGCTTACGGTGTGATTCGTGCTTTTCGAGATCGGGGGATTCGCGTGCCTGATGATGTTAAGGTCTGCGGCTATGACGATCTTCCTGTGGATTCATTCGTCACGCCCAGTCTCACTTCAATTCAGCAAGGGTTTGACGAGATGGCTGCCTTGTCGCTGGACGTCGCTATCAAGAAAATCAAGGATCCCGACATGGACCCCGTTCGTCGCGGCATCGCTCCCAAGCTCTGTATCCGCGAATCCTCGACGTCGCTTGGACATCGATAA